In Jaculus jaculus isolate mJacJac1 chromosome 11, mJacJac1.mat.Y.cur, whole genome shotgun sequence, the following proteins share a genomic window:
- the LOC123453318 gene encoding PEST proteolytic signal-containing nuclear protein-like translates to MGSQTAKRVSAISIRLGSSKSKETVPTLAPKTLSVAAAFNEDEDSEPEEMFPEAKMRMKNIGRDTPTSARPNSFNKGKHGFSDNQKLWE, encoded by the coding sequence ATGGGTAGTCAGACGGCCAAGAGAGTCTCTGCTATCTCCATCAGACTCGGGTCAAGCAAGTCTAAGGAAACTGTTCCAACTCTTGCTCCAAAAACACTTTCAGTAGCAGCAGCTTTTAATGAAGATGAAGATAGTGAACCAGAGGAAATGTTCCCAGAAGCAAAGATGAGGATGAAGAATATTGGAAGGGATACACCAACCTCAGCTAGACCAAACTCCTTCAATAAGGGGAAGCATGGGTTTTCTGACAACCAGAAGCTGTGGGAATGA